One part of the Coffea eugenioides isolate CCC68of chromosome 10, Ceug_1.0, whole genome shotgun sequence genome encodes these proteins:
- the LOC113749166 gene encoding polyadenylate-binding protein RBP47-like yields the protein MQANSGSESQNTNNSNINNNNNSNSQPPQQGVAATPAAVTPAVAAAPQQQWVAMQYPAAAMVMPHHMMPAPHYPPHYMPYHHHHLHHPPPPQPQGPPQQQQQQQGGGGGGSNGENRTIWVGDLHNWMDEDYLRSCFASTGEVASIKVIRNKQTGFSEGYGFVEFFSHAAAEKVLQAYPCIIMPNTEQPFRLNWATFSTGDKRSNNGSDLSIFVGDLAADVTDSLLHDTFASRYPSVKAAKVVIDANTGRSKGYGFVRFGDDNERSQAMTEMNGIYCSSRPMRIGAATPRKSSGYQQQYSSQGGYINSSSGQGSQSDGDSPNTTIFVGGLDPNVSDEDLRQPFLQYGEIVSVKIPVGKGCGFVQFANRNDAEEALQKLNGTTIGKQTVRLSWGRNPANKQLRAEFGNQWTGAYYGGHFYDGYGYAMPPPHDPGMYAAAAYGAYPMYGTHQQQVS from the exons ATGCAAGCCAACAGCGGTTCGGAATCACAAAATACTAATAATAGTAATatcaacaataataataacagCAATAGCCAGCCGCCGCAGCAGGGGGTGGCTGCTACTCCTGCGGCGGTGACACCAGCGGTGGCGGCTGCACCCCAGCAGCAGTGGGTGGCGATGCAGTATCCAGCGGCCGCGATGGTAATGCCGCATCATATGATGCCAGCCCCACATTACCCGCCGCACTACATGCCGTACCATCATCACCACCTCCACCATCCTCCTCCTCCGCAGCCTCAAGGGCCTCCTCAGCAGCAACAGCAGCAGCAAGGAGGAGGAGGTGGAGGATCTAATGGTGAGAATAGAACGATCTGGGTCGGCGACCTCCATAATTGGATGGACGAGGACTATCTTCGCAGCTGCTTTGCTTCCACTGGCGAG GTTGCCTCTATAAAGGTCATTCGCAATAAGCAAACCGGTTTCTCTGAGGGATATGGATTTGTGGAGTTCTTTTCGCATGCTGCAGCTGAGAAAGTCCTGCAAGCATATCCATGCATTATCATGCCTAACACAGAACAACCTTTTCGTCTGAATTGGGCTACATTTAGCACGGGCGACAAGCGTTCGAATAATGGTTCTGATCTTTCTATCTTTGTAGGAGATTTAGCTGCAGATGTTACTGATAGCTTATTGCATGATACTTTTGCCAGTAGATATCCTTCTGTTAAAGCTGCTAAAGTTGTCATTGATGCAAATACTGGACGTTCAAAGGGTTATGGTTTTGTAAGGTTTGGAGATGATAATGAGAGATCACAGGCTATGACTGAAATGAATGGCATCTATTGTTCAAGCAGGCCCATGCGTATTGGTGCTGCAACCCCCAGGAAATCATCTGGATACCAACAGCAGTATTCTTCACAAG GTGGATACATTAATAGTTCATCAGGCCAGGGCTCTCAATCTGATGGAGATTCTCCTAATACAACA ATATTCGTTGGAGGGCTTGATCCAAATGTCAGTGATGAGGATCTGAGGCAACCGTTCTTGCAGTATGGGGAAATAGTTTCGGTGAAGATTCCAGTTGGAAAAGGATGTGGATTTGTACAATTTGCTAATCG AAATGATGCCGAGGAGGCACTGCAGAAGTTGAATGGTACCACGATTGGAAAGCAAACTGTGAGGCTCTCTTGGGGGCGTAATCCAGCAAATAAGCAG TTAAGAGCTGAATTTGGAAACCAGTGGACGGGGGCATACTATGGAGGTCACTTTTACGATGGCTATGGGTATGCGATGCCACCACCTCATGACCCAGGGATGTATGCAGCAGCTGCTTATGGAGCCTATCCCATGTACGGAACCCACCAGCAACAAGTAAGCTAG
- the LOC113750867 gene encoding uroporphyrinogen-III synthase, chloroplastic isoform X1: MPWLSLTSSSLHLPPPLAPSLSSSSLQFRRITCLRASSSVNSASSASSTSQPKVVVTRERGKNAKLINALGKHGIDCLELPLIQHELLPDSNRLSCLLSETAFDWVIVTSPEAGTVFLDAWKAAGTPNVKVGVVGGGTASIFENAAQQSKQYLHVAFAPSKATGKILASELPKHGNERCSVLYPASAKASSDIEEGLSERGFEVIRLNTYTTVPVDQVDQMVLRQALAAPVVAVASPSALRAWINLIPELERWGNAVACIGETTASAAKRLGLTNVYYPVDPGLDGWVDSIVEALKVQEQVQRV, from the exons ATGCCTTGGCTTTCTCTCACCTCCTCCTCTCttcatcttcctcctcctcttGCTCCGTCGTTGTCGTCGTCCTCTCTGCAATTTCGCAGGATAACGTGCCTGCGTGCTTCGTCTTCAGTTAATTCGGCGTCGTCTGCTTCTTCAACGTCGCAGCCGAAAGTCGTGGTCACTAGAGAGCGTGGCAAAAACGCGAAACTCATAAATGCTCTG GGGAAACATGGAATTGATTGTCTAGAGCTTCCTCTTATCCAGCATGAGCTGTTACCTGATTCAAACAGGCTGTCGTGTTTGTTAAGTG AGACTGCTTTTGACTGGGTCATCGTAACTTCACCGGAAGCAGGAACAGTTTTCCTTGATGCTTGGAA AGCAGCAGGTACCCCAAATGTTAAGGTTGGTGTCGTTGGTGGTGGTACAGCTAGTATATTTGAAAACGCTGCACAACAATCAAAACAGTACCTACATGTTGCTTTTGCACCATCAAAAG CTACCGGCAAAATTTTGGCTTCAGAGCTTCCAAAGCATGGAAATGAAAGATGTAGTGTCCTATATCCTGCTTCAGCAAAAGCTAGCAGTGATATTG AGGAAGGTCTCTCGGAGCGTGGATTTGAGGTCATTCGGCTTAATACATACACAACG GTACCTGTGGATCAAGTTGATCAGATGGTTTTGAGACAGGCACTTGCGGCTCCTGTTGTTGCTGTGGCATCACCTTCTGCTCTGCG GGCTTGGATTAATCTTATTCCAGAACTGGAGAGGTGGGGTAATGCTGTTGCTTGTATTGGCGAGACAACTGCTTCGGCTGCAAAAAGACTAGGGTTAACAAATGTATACTATCCAGTAGATCCTGGTCTTGATGG CTGGGTTGACAGCATTGTGGAAGCTTTGAAAGTTCAGGAGCAAGTCCAGAGAGTCTAA
- the LOC113749253 gene encoding uncharacterized protein LOC113749253: MEKLQLSLKLLFLVLSLLCHDGKASISSIGGLKMEELLQEEPSQNFTSTKFGSDTSFSLSSAYLCSQSGRKENDKIQRLPGQPDGVDFNQYSGYVTVDPNSGRALFYYFVESPRNSSSNPLVLWLNGGPGCSSLGAGALTELGPFRVEKGGKTLYRNQYAWNAEANIIFLESPAGVGFSYTNTTSDYDFTGDERTAVDTYTFLVNWLERFPEYKTRDFFIAGESYAGHYVPQLAQVILHANTNTNHTKINLKGIAVGNGLIDYESYSRGWLDYYWTHALISDEIYIGHKSNCNFSSPAPPSDICRQYQDQVINATKDIYPYDIFAPLCNSTSSSTLISVFDPCSLDYAFDYLNNPAVQIALHVDAATFPYPWELCNLTMNGSWKDRRLPILPIITELMESGIPVWIYSGDTDGAVPVTSSRYAINKLGISVKTPWYPWYLQNEVGGYVVEYENLMFVTIRGSGHFVPSYQPARALALFSSFIDTPLDSFPSFVKKLCRFQARIVEQDNAKKNPFSIKVRMHQKLEGGEIVEVASVDHAKVTKSESDASAKAFAVHVSPQDGLKERDKIDRLPGQPDGVDFNQFSGYVKVDSGRTLYYYFVESPQDSSSKPLLMWFAGVPGCSSFGVGAWTEIGPFRVNKDGKTPYRNPYAWNSEANLIFVEAPAGVGFSYSNTSAYYERIGDTLTAYDTYTFLVNWLERFPEHKNRDLFLAGERYAGHYATQLAQLILRQNNYSNQITAINLKGIALGNSYIDYESSFYGSLDYAWTHALISDEIYNGVNSNCNLSLVIQSDNCSEYLNLSNNVTEGINPYDIYASLCNSTPGAAPYSYVGPCSTDYVSDYMENPEVQIALHANISTVPYPWKICNGDTDSAIPVTSAKYAVNKLKLSVKTAWYPWYLQNEVGGYVVEYQNLTFVTVRGAGVFVPDHQPARALALFTSFINAQLPPFHLDFYSG; the protein is encoded by the exons ATGGAGAAGCTACAACTTAGCTTGAAACTCCTGTTTTTGGTACTTTCTCTTCTGTGCCATGATGGTAAAGCTTCTATATCATCAATTGGTGGGCTCAAAATGGAGGAATTGTTGCAAGAAGAGCCCTCTCAGAACTTCACTTCCACGAAATTTGGATCAGATACGTCTTTCAGCCTTTCATCAGCGTATCTTTGCTCCCAAAGTGGGCGCAAAGAAAATGACAAGATTCAAAGGCTGCCTGGACAGCCTGACGGAGTAGACTTCAACCAATATTCAGGATATGTTACTGTTGATCCCAATTCAGGACGAGCTTTGTTTTACTATTTTGTCGAATCACCAAGAAACTCTTCATCTAATCCACTTGTCCTGTGGCTCAATGGAG GTCCCGGTTGTTCTTCTCTTGGAGCCGGAGCATTGACGGAACTTGGGCCATTTAGAGTTGAAAAAGGTGGCAAGACTCTCTACAGAAATCAATATGCATGGAATGCAG AGGCCAATATCATATTCTTGGAGTCTCCAGCTGGTGTTGGATTTTCATATACAAATACAACATCAGATTATGATTTCACTGGGGACGAAAGAACTGCAGTGGATACGTATACGTTTCTAGTCAATTGGCTTGAGAGGTTCCCCGAGTACAAGACTAGGGACTTTTTTATTGCAGGAGAGAGCTATGCTGGCCATTATGTACCTCAGCTAGCTCAAGTGATACTACACGCAAACACTAATACGAACCATACTAAAATCAATCTAAAAGGAATCGCT GTTGGCAATGGGTTGATTGACTACGAATCCTACAGTAGGGGATGGTTAGACTATTATTGGACTCATGCCCTTATATCAGACGAAATATATATTGGACATAAATCCAACTGCAATTTCTCGTCTCCTGCTCCTCCATCTGATATATGTCGCCAATATCAAGACCAAGTCATAAATGCCACTAAGGACATATACCCTTACGACATTTTTGCGCCCTTGTGCAATTCCACCTCTTCATCCACTCTG ATCTCAGTCTTTGATCCCTGCTCGCTGGATTATGCTTTCGACTACTTAAACAACCCCGCAGTTCAGATTGCTCTTCATGTGGATGCTGCCACTTTTCCTTATCCCTGGGAACTGTGCAA TCTTACCATGAATGGTAGCTGGAAAGACCGACGTTTGCCTATACTACCAATTATCACTGAGTTGATGGAATCCGGAATTCCAGTTTGGATTTACAG TGGTGACACGGATGGTGCAGTGCCAGTAACGTCCTCAAGGTATGCCATCAATAAACTTGGGATATCTGTGAAAACTCCCTGGTATCCTTGGTACCTCCAGAATGAG GTTGGCGGATATGTGGTTGAGTATGAAAACTTGATGTTCGTTACCATAAGAGGATCTGGACATTTTGTTCCTAGTTACCAGCCAGCAAGAGCCCTTGCACTCTTCTCTTCATTCAT TGACACGCCATTGGACTCTTTCCCTTCTTTCGTGAAGAAACTATGCCGCTTTCAAGCTAGGATTGTTGAACAGGACAATG CCAAGAAGAACCCATTCTCCATCAAAGTCAGGATGCATCAAAAGCTGGAAGGTGGAGAAATTGTGGAAGTTGCATCCGTCGATCACGCCAAGGTCACCAA ATCTGAATCTGATGCATCTGCCAAGGCTTTTGCTGTGCATGTTAGCCCCCAAGATGGACTCAAAGAGAGAGACAAAATTGACAGATTACCCGGGCAACCTGATGGAGTAGACTTCAACCAGTTTTCAGGCTATGTTAAAGTAGACTCTGGAAGAACTTTGTATTATTATTTCGTTGAATCCCCACAGGATTCATCTTCCAAACCCCTTCTCATGTGGTTTGCCGGAG TGCCTGGTTGTTCTTCCTTTGGTGTTGGAGCATGGACGGAAATTGGGCCATTTAGGGTCAACAAAGATGGCAAAACTCCGTACCGTAACCCATATGCCTGGAATAGTG AGGCCAATCTCATCTTTGTTGAGGCACCAGCTGGTGTTGGATTTTCATACTCAAACACGAGTGCATATTATGAACGTATTGGCGACACCCTCACTGCATACGATACATATACCTTCTTAGTCAACTGGCTCGAGAGGTTTCCAGAACACAAGAATAGAGACCTTTTTCTTGCAGGAGAAAGGTATGCAGGCCATTATGCTACGCAACTTGCTCAGCTGATACTCCGTCAAAATAACTACTCAAATCAGATTACTGCGATCAACTTAAAGGGAATTGCA CTCGGAAATTCGTACATTGACTATGAATCAAGTTTCTACGGATCATTAGACTATGCGTGGACACATGCCCTCATATCAGATGAGATATATAACGGAGTGAATTCCAATTGCAATTTATCTTTAGTCATTCAATCTGATAACTGCTCTGAATATCTGAACCTAAGTAACAATGTCACTGAAGGCATCAATCCTTATGATATCTATGCATCCTTGTGCAATTCTACACCTGGAGCGGCTCCG TATTCATATGTTGGCCCGTGCTCCACCGACTATGTCTCGGATTACATGGAAAATCCTGAAGTTCAGATTGCTCTTCATGCAAATATTTCCACCGTTCCTTATCCGTGGAAAATTTGCAA CGGGGACACTGATAGTGCTATTCCAGTAACATCTGCCAAATATGCTGTTAATAAGCTGAAGTTATCGGTGAAAACTGCATGGTACCCATGGTACCTTCAAAATGAG GTCGGAGGCTACGTTGTTGAATACCAGAACTTGACATTCGTTACCGTCAGAGGGGCCGGAGTTTTTGTTCCCGACCATCAACCAGCGAGAGCCCTCGCTCTCTTCACTTCATTCATCAATGCACAGTTGCCCCCCTTCCACCTGGACTTTTATTCGGGATGA
- the LOC113750867 gene encoding uroporphyrinogen-III synthase, chloroplastic isoform X2: MPWLSLTSSSLHLPPPLAPSLSSSSLQFRRITCLRASSSVNSASSASSTSQPKVVVTRERGKNAKLINALGKHGIDCLELPLIQHELLPDSNRLSCLLSETAFDWVIVTSPEAGTVFLDAWKAAGTPNVKVGVVGGGTASIFENAAQQSKQYLHVAFAPSKATGKILASELPKHGNERCSVLYPASAKASSDIEEGLSERGFEVIRLNTYTTVPVDQVDQMVLRQALAAPVVAVASPSALRAWINLIPELERWGNAVACIGETTASAAKRLGLTNVYYPVDPGLDGFKSPQCLSYAMV, translated from the exons ATGCCTTGGCTTTCTCTCACCTCCTCCTCTCttcatcttcctcctcctcttGCTCCGTCGTTGTCGTCGTCCTCTCTGCAATTTCGCAGGATAACGTGCCTGCGTGCTTCGTCTTCAGTTAATTCGGCGTCGTCTGCTTCTTCAACGTCGCAGCCGAAAGTCGTGGTCACTAGAGAGCGTGGCAAAAACGCGAAACTCATAAATGCTCTG GGGAAACATGGAATTGATTGTCTAGAGCTTCCTCTTATCCAGCATGAGCTGTTACCTGATTCAAACAGGCTGTCGTGTTTGTTAAGTG AGACTGCTTTTGACTGGGTCATCGTAACTTCACCGGAAGCAGGAACAGTTTTCCTTGATGCTTGGAA AGCAGCAGGTACCCCAAATGTTAAGGTTGGTGTCGTTGGTGGTGGTACAGCTAGTATATTTGAAAACGCTGCACAACAATCAAAACAGTACCTACATGTTGCTTTTGCACCATCAAAAG CTACCGGCAAAATTTTGGCTTCAGAGCTTCCAAAGCATGGAAATGAAAGATGTAGTGTCCTATATCCTGCTTCAGCAAAAGCTAGCAGTGATATTG AGGAAGGTCTCTCGGAGCGTGGATTTGAGGTCATTCGGCTTAATACATACACAACG GTACCTGTGGATCAAGTTGATCAGATGGTTTTGAGACAGGCACTTGCGGCTCCTGTTGTTGCTGTGGCATCACCTTCTGCTCTGCG GGCTTGGATTAATCTTATTCCAGAACTGGAGAGGTGGGGTAATGCTGTTGCTTGTATTGGCGAGACAACTGCTTCGGCTGCAAAAAGACTAGGGTTAACAAATGTATACTATCCAGTAGATCCTGGTCTTGATGG GTTCAAGTCACCCCAGTGCCTCAGCTATGCAATGGTCTGA